AAACTGTGGGTTTGTCTAGGGTTGGGAACTCCCtgaaagacaacaaaacatCTCGTTGGTGAGTTTACAGTAGAGATAGTAAAGAATGTCACAGCTAGGCTACagaaaataagaagaaataGTGACAATAATATAATAGTTAACACTCCTTTTCCAAACTGACATATATAAAATGCATTCATCTAATCGCTTCAGTAAACGTAACTTCTACTGTCAGACACGTGGAGAAAAgtcaaaatattaataaataaaattgctgACATTTTTGGTCAAAATCTGCTATTATTGTCCCTCTTTTCGTCACCCTGCTGGGTGTTTTTTCGCTGACGCTGTTGCCAATTAAAGTGGCTGCTTCGAAGGCTTTCCTCACACGCGCGCGTGAAATTATCTTAAAGACAACGTCTTAGCTTTCAGGCAACTGTTGGTCATTTCACGATAAGGCAAATATTGGACAAAAAAATGGCGATATAAAGTGTGCAGGCAACACTTTCAGTGGGAAACCCCGAGATTACCATTTCCATTTTCACAGAAATATGGGCCAAATTGCGTCGCTTAATAGTTCAATGGGGTACGCATTtctttgcattaaaatacagaacaatgcAACTTATATCAAATTATCGGCTTAGAGCATCATTAAGTGTTACATCTACATCATTGGTTTTACCAATGCCTCCTTTTTCGGAGGTAGTAATAGGTAGTAGTTCAGTGTTGTTCATATATACACAATAAAGCATATTTGACTTGTCCAAAGCATCTCTGGATACCTATTTACAAGACAATATAATGTGGACAATATCTGGAAAACAAAGGGGAGCCTCGTACAGTTCATGAttctaataaatgaaaatatgaatgACCATGAAGTATCCATACCACCACTTTACTAATTTCTCATGTGACTTATATCAAGGTGAAACTTATTTGTAGTTTTTCCGCAAGAAACATACATTTTGTGGAAAGCGACCAACAAATTCCAAAAATTACCGTAAATTAGAAATATTctaaacagaaaaatagacataaAGAAATATCCCGACAAAGCAAATTGAACCAAGCCCAATATTCAGGAGGATCTTGGTTTTGGGAGGTTCATGTAGAAGCTCATCCAAAATTCTTTCCTGTTCTTCGGGTGTTATGATCAAAGCTTTAGCAGGTTTCTTCTGGATTCCGCAAAACCAGTGCAAGGCATTGATGCAACATCCATTTCCCACTCCATCACCATCAAAGCATTCCTCCATCCCTTTTTTGTTGTCCTCCTCATTCCTCACACCTTGTCCTCCCTTTTCTAACTCGGGGCCAGATTCCAGagcatatttaatattttggaTTGAACCGGAAGTTTGTCTGTCTTTGTTACTGCTAATTGATCGATCAgtagctgctgcatttggaaaATTTGCCTCATTCAAATCGTCATGCACTTCATTCCTAAAGACATTGTTGTCATGTAACACATTTGAATTCAGGAGCTTTAATGTGTTGGCATCGTCTCCTACTTGCACCTTTTCCAGACTTTTTTGCTTCTTTCTCTGATTCAGACCCCAGAGAGTTGAAGTGCTCATCTGTTCTTTACTGGGCGGAGGTGTGCAAAGACTCACAACGACGGTCACCAAAGCcgaaacccaaaacaaaacaactgccACGTACATGAAATGGACATCTTTGATAAAGGAAGGACGCTCATCTGGCTGGTCGCAATGTGGTTCACGATAAATGAACCCGAGAGTTAAACGCAAAACTCCAAGAACAAATCCTACCAGCCCTCCCCAAAACGCTCCCGTCTCATTGCAGCGACGCCACAGGACACTCAGCAGGAACAGAGCTGCGACCGGAGGAGTCAGGTAATTTGACACTTCTTGGGTGTAGTAGAACATCTGGCCTCCCTGCATCTCAATAATGACGGGAACCCAAGCAATGCTGATGAGCACCATGAAAATCACAAACAATCTACCCACGATCATCAACTCTTTGGACGACACCTGCTTCCGAAGCATCTTGTAGATGTCCAAGGTGAAGATGGTACTTGCAGAGTTGAAGATTGAGTCCAGGTCACTCATCAGTGCTGCGATCATGACCGCCATCATCAACCCACGCAGCCCAACGGGCATCACTGACATCACCAGCCTCGGGTACGCAACATTGCTGCATCCTGCTGCCGAACCACAAACTTCCATGCAATGTTCTGGACCGATACAAGCCAACTGATCCGCGAACAAGATTCTGGAAATCATACCTAGAAACACCAGAACACAAGCATGAGCAATTTGTGACATTACAGGGAAAATTTCCAGAGCAAATAGCGATGACATACCtgggattacaattataaacatGGGCAAAACTTTGAGGAAGCCAGCCATGATGGTCGACCCTTTGGCGTGAGCGATATTCTTTGCTGCAAGAACCCGTTGGACAATCACTTGCTCTGTACACCAGTACCTGTAACGCACAGTGAAGGACATTTGCCTGTAAAGGttttcaatttttcattttgaatattgTTAGTGAGTTGGTGGCGGTTGTTCCACAACGCCTACACACTTCGTCGGTTCATTCTCTACTTTCTGGgcttctattattattattactacctTTATTTTACCAGAAGAACCAAAAGCGTGTCCTGTTTAAAGTTTCAGGAGATTATACacttttatcagataaaaagatagatcaatgaatcaaatatcaatatcaaatttttttttaaatttttttatctttactcTAAATACATGGTTTATTGACATTATCGGAAAAGTTTTGTgatttgcattgtgggatgtggagtcccgtagacttATGCATAGAACTGATTTTAATTCAGTCTTCAAGAATGATTTGTGATTTACTTGACtcaatttttgttctagt
This is a stretch of genomic DNA from Gouania willdenowi chromosome 2, fGouWil2.1, whole genome shotgun sequence. It encodes these proteins:
- the LOC114477983 gene encoding sodium/myo-inositol cotransporter-like — encoded protein: MATANTMDTADIIVVAIYFVVVIAVGFFAMWKANRSTVSGYFLAGRSMNWAAVGASLFVSNIGSEHFIGLAGSGAASGFSVSAWELNALLLLQLLGWIFIPVYIHSGVYTMPEYLSKRYGGRRLKVYSAVLTLVLYIFTKLSVDLYSGALFIQESLGWNIYVSIILLIGMTALLTVTGGLVAVIYTDTVQALLMIAGAMCLTGISLFKVGGFEGVWTKYMHATPNITAILQAYPNLTYSNSCLNHLNPKPNALKILRGPTDPDLPWPGFLFGQTPASLWYWCTEQVIVQRVLAAKNIAHAKGSTIMAGFLKVLPMFIIVIPGMISRILFADQLACIGPEHCMEVCGSAAGCSNVAYPRLVMSVMPVGLRGLMMAVMIAALMSDLDSIFNSASTIFTLDIYKMLRKQVSSKELMIVGRLFVIFMVLISIAWVPVIIEMQGGQMFYYTQEVSNYLTPPVAALFLLSVLWRRCNETGAFWGGLVGFVLGVLRLTLGFIYREPHCDQPDERPSFIKDVHFMYVAVVLFWVSALVTVVVSLCTPPPSKEQMSTSTLWGLNQRKKQKSLEKVQVGDDANTLKLLNSNVLHDNNVFRNEVHDDLNEANFPNAAATDRSISSNKDRQTSGSIQNIKYALESGPELEKGGQGVRNEEDNKKGMEECFDGDGVGNGCCINALHWFCGIQKKPAKALIITPEEQERILDELLHEPPKTKILLNIGLGSICFVGIFLYVYFSV